A window of Corallococcus macrosporus DSM 14697 contains these coding sequences:
- a CDS encoding ATP-binding protein → MNAVEGARASEQLLVAAPRRATSLALVDLPDVLRVDVAEVVGGALELLSVTRRLRGVQVSLDLPEEPVPANVSHRRLQQVLLLLLAHAADAANGQGVRVVVDAADDFGDEPPRFQVQIAGASLSARELQAVLLSPMLVGPLHRKLARARELTESMGGTLAVSSAAKVGITVTVELPAPGMSSW, encoded by the coding sequence GTGAACGCTGTGGAAGGGGCGCGGGCCTCGGAGCAACTCCTGGTCGCCGCGCCGCGCCGCGCCACGAGCCTGGCGCTGGTGGATTTGCCTGACGTACTCCGCGTGGATGTGGCGGAGGTCGTCGGCGGTGCGTTGGAACTCCTCTCCGTCACCCGCCGCCTGCGAGGAGTGCAGGTTTCCCTGGACCTTCCTGAAGAGCCGGTCCCCGCTAATGTCAGCCACCGCCGGCTGCAGCAGGTGTTGCTGCTTCTGCTGGCGCACGCCGCGGACGCGGCGAACGGGCAGGGCGTGCGCGTGGTGGTGGACGCCGCGGATGATTTCGGAGACGAACCGCCCCGGTTCCAGGTCCAGATCGCGGGGGCCTCGTTGTCCGCGCGGGAGCTCCAGGCGGTGCTCCTGTCGCCCATGCTGGTGGGGCCGCTGCACCGCAAGCTGGCCCGGGCCCGTGAGCTGACGGAGTCCATGGGCGGCACGCTGGCGGTGTCCAGCGCCGCGAAGGTCGGCATCACGGTGACGGTGGAGCTGCCCGCGCCGGGAATGTCGAGCTGGTAG
- a CDS encoding bifunctional 3-(3-hydroxy-phenyl)propionate/3-hydroxycinnamic acid hydroxylase yields the protein MAPESVDVIIVGCGPVGAMAANLLGQQGIRTLVVEREVTPHGQSRAISVDDEGQRIFQSAGLVGDSGAGFYPCKRLQYLDDALRSLAEVDFTRLDRPFGYVPAAFFQQPRMESALREGLKRFPHVDLWLGHEVESFVQDEDGVTARVKEVAGERAVNVRARFLLACDGSHSSIRRRLGLKLDGTTALEHSLAITVKTASAEPDFTSYLCGPVRRGFIARTAPDEIRFDIILEPAADLKAARSDENVRRLIGYYLDPASVELESVKIFSYHSRMSEQWRVGRVFLLGDAAHLMPPFLGQGLCAGLRDAANLTWKLALVLEGAADPSLLDSYEEERRGHVSEVIRGSDAMGRVMMSGGRVMARARNALIQVLYRLPVAGDFIRDYKVKPEMPLRRGFMQGARREKGDVPEGSYFPQPRVERPDGQAALLDDCLGEGFVVLTRPGASQEAQREARALSDELGARWWRVAAADRAETGGPDALVDLDGRLGAWFARYAADLVVLRPDRYVFGIAGGGTRGHLLGSLKGRVRPPSRQKGGEVRRAG from the coding sequence ATGGCGCCGGAGTCCGTTGATGTCATCATCGTGGGTTGTGGTCCGGTGGGCGCCATGGCGGCGAACCTCCTGGGGCAGCAGGGGATTCGGACCCTGGTGGTGGAGCGGGAAGTCACACCCCACGGCCAGTCCCGCGCCATCAGCGTGGACGACGAAGGCCAGCGCATCTTCCAGTCCGCGGGGCTGGTGGGGGATTCGGGCGCGGGCTTCTACCCGTGCAAGCGGCTCCAGTACCTGGATGACGCGTTGCGCTCGCTGGCGGAGGTGGACTTCACCCGGCTGGACCGCCCGTTCGGCTACGTGCCGGCGGCCTTCTTCCAGCAGCCGCGCATGGAGTCGGCGCTGCGCGAGGGCCTGAAGCGCTTCCCCCACGTGGACCTGTGGCTGGGCCACGAGGTGGAGTCCTTCGTCCAGGACGAGGACGGCGTCACGGCCCGCGTGAAGGAGGTCGCTGGGGAGCGGGCGGTCAACGTGCGCGCGCGCTTCCTGCTCGCGTGTGACGGCTCGCACAGCTCCATCCGGCGGCGGCTGGGCCTGAAGCTGGATGGGACGACGGCGCTGGAGCACTCGCTGGCCATCACCGTGAAGACGGCCTCTGCGGAGCCGGACTTCACCAGCTACCTGTGCGGCCCGGTGCGCCGGGGCTTCATCGCGCGCACCGCGCCGGACGAGATTCGCTTCGACATCATCCTGGAGCCGGCCGCGGACCTGAAGGCGGCGCGCTCGGACGAAAACGTGCGGCGGCTGATTGGCTACTACCTGGACCCGGCCTCGGTGGAGCTCGAGTCCGTGAAGATCTTCTCGTACCACAGCCGCATGTCGGAGCAGTGGCGGGTGGGGCGGGTGTTCCTCCTGGGGGACGCGGCGCACCTGATGCCGCCCTTCCTGGGCCAGGGGCTGTGCGCGGGCCTGCGGGACGCGGCGAACCTGACGTGGAAGCTGGCGCTGGTGCTCGAGGGCGCGGCGGACCCGTCCCTGCTCGACTCCTACGAGGAGGAGCGGCGCGGCCACGTGTCGGAGGTGATTCGCGGCTCGGACGCCATGGGCCGGGTGATGATGTCGGGCGGACGGGTGATGGCCCGCGCGCGCAACGCGCTCATCCAGGTGCTCTACCGGCTGCCGGTGGCCGGTGACTTCATCCGCGACTACAAGGTGAAGCCGGAGATGCCCCTGCGCCGGGGCTTCATGCAGGGCGCCCGGCGGGAGAAGGGCGACGTGCCAGAAGGCTCCTACTTCCCGCAGCCGCGCGTGGAGCGGCCCGACGGGCAGGCGGCGCTGCTGGATGACTGCCTGGGGGAGGGCTTCGTGGTGCTGACGCGCCCCGGCGCCTCCCAGGAGGCCCAGCGCGAGGCGCGGGCCCTGTCGGACGAGCTGGGGGCGCGGTGGTGGCGCGTGGCCGCCGCGGACCGCGCGGAGACGGGCGGGCCGGACGCGCTGGTGGACCTGGACGGACGGCTGGGGGCCTGGTTCGCGCGGTACGCGGCCGACCTCGTGGTGCTCCGGCCGGACCGCTACGTGTTCGGCATCGCGGGAGGCGGCACGCGGGGCCACCTCCTGGGCTCGCTCAAGGGCCGCGTCCGGCCTCCCTCGCGCCAGAAGGGCGGGGAGGTGCGGCGGGCGGGCTGA